One window of the Methylocystis parvus OBBP genome contains the following:
- the rpmD gene encoding 50S ribosomal protein L30 → MANKITVEQTGSPIGRPERQRRTLLGLGLTRIGRKRELEDTPAVRGMIAKVAHLVKIVGEK, encoded by the coding sequence ATGGCGAACAAAATCACCGTCGAGCAAACCGGCAGCCCCATCGGTCGCCCCGAGCGTCAGCGCCGGACCCTTCTGGGTCTGGGTCTGACCCGCATCGGCCGCAAGCGTGAGCTGGAGGACACTCCGGCCGTGCGCGGCATGATCGCCAAGGTGGCGCATCTCGTCAAAATCGTCGGCGAGAAGTGA
- a CDS encoding Hsp70 family protein, producing MEAKHFCGLDFGTSNSTVAVPRGEEVELVALEGDARTLPSSIFFDFSDGRPIFGRAAIKAYVDGAEGRLMRSLKSVLGSALMDETTRIKTRTYTFKDIIGLIVGRLKAAADAALDADVSQVVLGRPVHFVDDNPAADGRAQNALEEIARACGFREIAFQYEPIAAALAYEQTVREEQYALIADIGGGTSDFSVVRVSPQGRYKPDRAADILANKGVHIGGTDIDRLFSLKTVMPYLGLGGEMRLPFSDKAILVPNGFFVDLATWHRINLLYTPKVSRDIEEVRRYALSPGKIARLADIVEARRGHSIALSVEAAKIGLSDAPTAAIDLSEVERGFVVAAEPKTLNEAIADQLGSLTRTLGDTLAASGLAGGRIDAVFLTGGSTAIPAVRAAVTGATPKAKIIEGDMFGAVGLGLGLDARRKFGSDALRRSA from the coding sequence ATGGAAGCAAAGCATTTTTGCGGCCTCGATTTCGGCACGTCCAATTCGACTGTGGCCGTGCCGCGCGGAGAGGAAGTCGAACTCGTCGCGCTCGAGGGCGACGCGCGGACGCTGCCGAGTTCGATCTTTTTCGACTTCTCCGACGGGCGTCCGATTTTCGGACGCGCCGCCATAAAGGCCTATGTCGACGGCGCCGAAGGGCGGCTGATGCGCAGCCTCAAATCCGTCCTGGGCTCGGCGCTCATGGACGAAACGACCCGCATCAAGACCAGGACCTATACGTTCAAAGACATTATCGGACTGATCGTCGGGCGGCTGAAAGCGGCCGCCGACGCCGCCCTCGACGCGGACGTCTCGCAAGTCGTCCTCGGCCGTCCGGTGCATTTCGTCGACGACAATCCGGCCGCGGACGGCCGCGCCCAGAACGCGCTCGAGGAGATCGCCCGCGCCTGCGGCTTTCGCGAGATCGCCTTTCAATATGAGCCGATCGCCGCGGCGCTCGCCTATGAGCAGACCGTGCGCGAGGAGCAATATGCGCTCATCGCCGACATTGGCGGCGGCACGTCGGATTTCTCGGTCGTGCGCGTCTCTCCGCAGGGGAGATACAAGCCGGATCGCGCCGCCGACATTCTCGCCAATAAGGGCGTTCATATCGGCGGAACGGATATCGACCGGCTGTTCAGCCTGAAGACCGTCATGCCCTATCTCGGGCTCGGCGGCGAGATGCGGCTCCCTTTCAGCGACAAGGCGATCCTCGTTCCCAACGGCTTTTTCGTCGATCTCGCCACCTGGCACAGGATCAATCTGCTCTATACGCCCAAGGTCTCGCGCGACATCGAGGAGGTGCGACGCTACGCGCTCTCTCCCGGGAAAATCGCGCGCCTCGCCGACATCGTCGAGGCGCGCCGCGGCCATTCCATCGCGCTTTCCGTCGAGGCGGCGAAGATCGGGCTGTCGGACGCTCCGACGGCGGCGATCGATCTTTCCGAGGTCGAGCGCGGCTTCGTCGTCGCCGCCGAGCCGAAGACTTTGAACGAGGCCATCGCCGATCAACTCGGTTCGCTCACGCGCACGCTCGGCGATACGCTCGCCGCCTCGGGACTCGCCGGCGGGCGCATCGACGCCGTCTTCCTCACCGGCGGCTCGACGGCGATACCGGCGGTGCGCGCCGCCGTCACGGGCGCGACGCCGAAGGCGAAAATCATCGAGGGCGACATGTTCGGCGCCGTCGGCCTCGGACTGGGACTGGACGCGCGGCGCAAATTCGGGTCTGATGCGCTTCGACGCAGCGCCTGA
- the rplR gene encoding 50S ribosomal protein L18, with protein sequence MAKDVSIEQRRKARVRKAIRERAYGRPRLSVFRSSKQIYAQIIDDENGQTLVSASSIEKENRESLKTGANVDAAKVVGKLLAARATAKGVTQVVFDRGAYMYHGRVKALADGAREGGLQF encoded by the coding sequence ATGGCCAAGGATGTCAGCATCGAACAGCGCCGCAAGGCGCGTGTCCGCAAGGCGATCCGCGAGCGCGCCTATGGCCGCCCGCGTCTCTCCGTGTTCCGTTCGTCGAAGCAGATCTACGCTCAGATCATCGACGACGAAAATGGTCAGACCCTCGTTTCCGCCTCCTCCATCGAGAAGGAGAATCGGGAGTCGCTGAAGACAGGCGCGAATGTCGACGCTGCGAAAGTCGTCGGCAAGCTCCTCGCGGCGCGCGCGACGGCGAAGGGCGTCACCCAGGTGGTGTTCGACCGCGGCGCCTATATGTATCACGGCCGCGTCAAGGCGCTGGCCGACGGCGCTCGCGAGGGCGGGTTGCAGTTCTAA
- the rplX gene encoding 50S ribosomal protein L24, whose product MAAKIKKGDKVVVLAGRDKGKTGEVVRVIPDEGRAIVNGVNMVKRHQRQTKDREAGIVNKAAPIDLSNIAIADPKDGQATRVGFKILDDGRKVRVAKRSGELIDG is encoded by the coding sequence ATGGCCGCCAAAATCAAGAAGGGCGACAAGGTCGTCGTTCTCGCCGGCCGCGACAAGGGCAAGACCGGCGAAGTCGTCCGCGTGATTCCGGATGAGGGCCGCGCCATCGTCAACGGCGTCAACATGGTCAAGCGCCATCAGCGCCAGACCAAAGACCGCGAGGCGGGCATCGTCAACAAGGCGGCCCCGATCGACCTGTCCAACATCGCGATCGCCGATCCCAAGGACGGCCAGGCGACCCGCGTCGGCTTCAAGATTCTCGACGACGGCCGCAAGGTCCGCGTCGCCAAGCGTTCCGGAGAATTGATCGATGGCTGA
- the rpsE gene encoding 30S ribosomal protein S5: MARESEGGRGRREDREERDSEFVDRLVHINRVAKVVKGGRRFGFAALVVVGDQKGRVGFGHGKAREVPEAIRKATEAAKRALIRVPLREGRTLHHDVYGRHGSGRVVLRAAPAGTGIIAGGPMRAVFETLGMHDVVAKSQGSSNPYNMIRATFDALSREDSPRAVAARRSLKVSALQARRQGVDADAVDA, from the coding sequence ATGGCGCGTGAATCAGAGGGCGGCCGCGGCCGCCGCGAAGACAGGGAAGAGCGCGACAGCGAATTTGTGGATCGTCTGGTCCACATCAATCGCGTCGCGAAAGTCGTGAAGGGCGGCCGTCGTTTCGGCTTCGCCGCGCTGGTCGTCGTCGGCGACCAGAAGGGTCGCGTGGGCTTCGGCCACGGCAAGGCGCGCGAAGTGCCGGAAGCGATCCGCAAGGCGACGGAAGCCGCCAAGCGCGCGCTGATCCGCGTGCCGCTGCGCGAAGGCCGCACGCTGCATCACGACGTCTATGGCCGTCATGGCTCGGGTCGCGTGGTTCTGCGCGCCGCGCCGGCCGGCACGGGCATCATCGCGGGCGGCCCGATGCGCGCCGTCTTCGAGACGCTCGGCATGCATGACGTCGTCGCGAAGAGCCAGGGCTCTTCGAACCCCTACAACATGATCCGCGCGACCTTCGACGCGCTTTCCCGCGAGGACTCGCCGCGCGCCGTCGCCGCCCGTCGTTCGCTGAAAGTGTCGGCGCTGCAGGCGCGTCGTCAGGGCGTCGACGCCGACGCCGTCGACGCGTAA
- the rpsK gene encoding 30S ribosomal protein S11, whose protein sequence is MAKDTTRVRRRERKNIVSGVAHVNSTFNNTMITITDAQGNTVSWSSAGSMGFKGSRKSTPYAAQMAAEDAARKAGEHGVRTLEVEVSGPGSGRESALRALQAAGFTVTSIRDVTPIPHNGCRPRKRRRV, encoded by the coding sequence ATGGCCAAGGACACCACCCGCGTTCGCCGCCGCGAGCGCAAGAACATCGTCTCCGGCGTCGCGCACGTCAATTCGACGTTCAACAACACCATGATCACCATCACCGACGCGCAGGGCAACACCGTGTCCTGGTCGTCGGCCGGCTCGATGGGCTTCAAGGGCTCGCGCAAGTCGACCCCTTACGCCGCGCAGATGGCCGCTGAGGACGCAGCCCGCAAGGCCGGCGAGCACGGCGTCCGCACGCTCGAGGTCGAGGTGTCGGGTCCCGGCTCGGGCCGCGAGTCGGCGTTGCGCGCGCTGCAGGCGGCGGGCTTCACCGTGACCTCCATCCGCGACGTCACGCCGATCCCGCATAATGGCTGCCGTCCGCGCAAGCGCCGTCGCGTCTGA
- the rpmC gene encoding 50S ribosomal protein L29: MKAKQRLSDIKAMTEDQLNDEVLKLKKAQFNLRFQRATGQLENTAQVRVIRRDIARAKTIAAQKSAEKQG, translated from the coding sequence ATGAAAGCCAAGCAGCGCCTCTCCGACATCAAAGCGATGACCGAGGACCAGCTCAACGACGAAGTGCTGAAGCTCAAGAAGGCGCAGTTCAATCTGCGTTTCCAGCGGGCGACCGGCCAGCTCGAGAACACCGCCCAGGTTCGCGTCATTCGCCGCGACATCGCCCGGGCCAAGACCATCGCCGCGCAGAAGAGCGCGGAAAAGCAAGGTTAA
- the rpsH gene encoding 30S ribosomal protein S8 gives MAINDPLGDLLTRIRNAQMRRKDKVITPGSKLRAHVLDVLKDEGYIRGYSTTDFGNGRTEFSIELKYFDGEPVIKQIERVSRPGRRVYAAVDAVPRVANGLGVTIMSTPKGVMADHAARENNVGGEVLCKVF, from the coding sequence ATGGCGATCAACGATCCGTTGGGAGATCTCCTCACCCGCATCCGCAACGCGCAAATGCGCCGCAAGGACAAGGTGATCACGCCGGGCTCGAAGCTGCGCGCTCATGTGCTCGACGTCCTCAAGGACGAGGGTTACATCCGCGGCTATTCGACCACGGATTTCGGCAATGGCCGCACCGAGTTCTCGATCGAACTGAAATATTTCGACGGCGAGCCGGTCATCAAGCAGATCGAGCGCGTGTCCCGTCCGGGCCGCCGCGTCTATGCGGCCGTCGACGCCGTTCCGCGCGTGGCCAACGGCCTCGGCGTGACGATCATGTCGACGCCCAAGGGCGTGATGGCCGATCACGCGGCGCGCGAAAACAATGTCGGCGGCGAGGTGCTGTGCAAGGTCTTCTGA
- the rplN gene encoding 50S ribosomal protein L14 encodes MIQMQTNLDVADNSGARRVMCIKVLGGSKRKYAGVGDIIVVSIKEAIPRGRVKKGDVLKAVVVRTSKDIKRSDGSVIRFDSNAAVLINNQQEPIGTRIFGPVPRELRAKNHMKIISLAPEVL; translated from the coding sequence ATGATTCAGATGCAAACAAATCTCGACGTCGCCGACAATTCCGGCGCCCGCCGTGTGATGTGCATCAAGGTGCTGGGCGGCTCGAAGCGCAAATATGCCGGCGTCGGCGACATCATCGTCGTCTCGATCAAGGAAGCGATTCCGCGCGGCCGCGTGAAGAAGGGCGACGTGCTGAAGGCCGTCGTCGTCCGCACCTCGAAGGACATCAAGCGCTCGGACGGCTCGGTGATCCGTTTCGACTCGAACGCCGCGGTGCTGATCAACAATCAGCAGGAGCCGATCGGCACCCGCATCTTCGGGCCGGTGCCGCGCGAACTGCGCGCCAAGAACCACATGAAGATCATCTCGCTCGCGCCGGAGGTGCTGTAA
- the rpsQ gene encoding 30S ribosomal protein S17, producing the protein MPKRILQGVVVSDKQNKTVVVKVERRFTHPLFQKTVRRTKHYHAHDENGAFKVGDTVFIEETAPISKLKRWRVVENAANA; encoded by the coding sequence ATGCCGAAGCGAATTCTCCAGGGCGTCGTCGTCTCCGACAAGCAGAACAAGACCGTGGTCGTGAAGGTCGAGCGCCGTTTCACGCACCCGCTGTTCCAGAAGACGGTGCGCCGCACGAAGCATTATCACGCGCATGACGAGAACGGCGCGTTCAAGGTCGGCGACACGGTCTTCATCGAAGAAACCGCGCCGATCTCGAAATTGAAGCGTTGGCGGGTTGTGGAAAACGCCGCAAACGCGTAA
- the rplF gene encoding 50S ribosomal protein L6 → MSRIGKKPVVVPAGVTAKVDGQLVSVKGAKGTLEFLVPDDVSVVQQDNAIKVDPRNDTKRARALWGTSRARVNNLVIGVTSGFEKKLEITGVGYRAAVQGKVLQLALGYSHDVNYPIPNGINIVTPKPTEITISGVDKQQVGQVAAEIRALRGPEPYKGKGVKYAGEFIFRKEGKKK, encoded by the coding sequence ATGTCTCGTATCGGCAAAAAGCCTGTGGTCGTCCCGGCCGGCGTCACCGCCAAGGTCGACGGCCAGCTCGTGTCCGTGAAGGGCGCGAAAGGCACGCTCGAATTTCTCGTGCCGGACGACGTCTCCGTCGTCCAGCAGGACAACGCGATCAAGGTCGATCCGCGCAACGACACCAAGCGCGCCCGCGCGCTGTGGGGCACGTCGCGCGCGCGCGTCAACAACCTCGTCATCGGCGTGACGTCGGGCTTCGAGAAGAAGCTCGAAATCACCGGCGTCGGCTATCGCGCCGCCGTCCAGGGCAAGGTTCTGCAGCTCGCGCTGGGCTATTCGCATGACGTGAACTATCCGATCCCGAACGGCATCAACATTGTGACGCCGAAACCGACGGAAATCACGATCAGCGGCGTCGACAAACAGCAGGTCGGCCAGGTGGCGGCGGAAATCCGCGCGCTGCGCGGCCCCGAGCCCTATAAGGGCAAGGGCGTCAAATACGCCGGTGAATTCATCTTCCGCAAGGAAGGCAAGAAGAAGTAA
- a CDS encoding adenylate kinase, translated as MRLVLLGPPGAGKGTQSARLVERLGIPQLSTGDMLRAAVAAQTPIGLKAKSIMDAGQLVPDEVVIDIIDQRIDAPDCANGFILDGFPRTVAQAEALRELLAKKGGGLDAVVELVVDENALVDRMRKRVEETVAAGKPVRADDNPESFKTRLDAYRKQTAPVSAYYAEKGELKRVDGMQAIDDVSAAIDKSLGR; from the coding sequence ATGAGACTCGTCCTTCTCGGCCCTCCGGGCGCCGGCAAGGGAACGCAGTCCGCGCGTCTCGTGGAGAGGCTGGGCATTCCCCAGCTCTCCACCGGAGACATGCTGCGCGCCGCCGTCGCCGCCCAAACGCCGATCGGGCTCAAGGCGAAATCGATCATGGACGCCGGCCAGCTCGTGCCGGACGAGGTGGTGATCGACATCATCGACCAGCGCATCGACGCCCCGGACTGCGCCAACGGCTTCATCCTCGACGGATTCCCCCGCACGGTGGCGCAGGCGGAGGCGCTGCGCGAGCTGCTCGCGAAAAAGGGCGGCGGCCTCGACGCGGTCGTCGAACTGGTCGTCGATGAAAACGCGCTCGTCGACCGCATGCGCAAGCGCGTCGAGGAAACGGTCGCGGCCGGCAAACCCGTCCGCGCCGACGACAATCCGGAGAGCTTCAAGACGCGACTGGACGCCTATCGCAAGCAAACGGCGCCGGTCTCGGCCTATTATGCCGAAAAGGGCGAGTTGAAGAGAGTCGACGGCATGCAGGCGATCGACGATGTGTCGGCGGCGATAGACAAGTCGCTCGGCCGCTGA
- the secY gene encoding preprotein translocase subunit SecY — MASAAEQLAANVNLSAFGKSEELKKRILFTLGALIVYRLGTYVPLPGIDPEAFAKSFFGQSKGMLELFNMFAGGAVQRRAIFALNIMPYISASIIIQLLTSVFPTLESLKKEGEQGRKVLNQYTRYLTVALATFQAYAMAIGLEGQQGVVTEPGLFFRVTTVVTLVGGTMFLMWLGEQITSRGIGNGSSLIIFAGIVAAFPSAIVSTLELGRQGAISTGIILGVIAMSFFVIAFIVFMERAQRRLLITYPKRQHGNRVYEGQTSFLPLKLNTSGVIPPIFASSLLLLPTTVANFYQSTGSESIFATISAYFGHGRPLYMLAYVGLIVFFAFFYTAIVFNPTETADNLKKHGGFIPGIRPGERTAKFIDDVLMRITVLGAAYLAIICLLPEGLIAYANLPFYFGGTSLLIVVSVTMDTVSQIHGHMQAQQYEGLIRKTKLKGRRK; from the coding sequence ATGGCATCGGCAGCCGAGCAGCTCGCGGCCAACGTCAATCTCTCGGCCTTCGGCAAGTCCGAGGAACTCAAGAAGCGCATCCTGTTCACGCTGGGCGCGCTGATCGTCTATCGCCTCGGCACCTATGTGCCGCTGCCGGGCATCGATCCCGAAGCCTTTGCGAAGAGCTTCTTCGGCCAGTCGAAGGGCATGCTCGAGCTCTTCAACATGTTCGCCGGCGGCGCCGTGCAGCGCCGCGCGATCTTCGCCCTCAACATCATGCCGTATATCTCGGCCTCGATCATCATCCAGCTCCTGACCTCGGTCTTCCCGACGCTCGAATCGCTGAAGAAAGAGGGCGAGCAGGGCCGCAAGGTCCTCAATCAATATACGCGCTACCTCACCGTCGCCCTCGCGACCTTCCAGGCCTACGCCATGGCGATCGGGCTCGAGGGTCAGCAGGGCGTCGTCACCGAGCCCGGCCTCTTCTTCCGCGTCACCACCGTCGTGACGCTCGTCGGGGGCACCATGTTCCTGATGTGGCTCGGCGAGCAGATCACCTCGCGCGGCATCGGCAACGGCTCGTCGCTGATCATCTTCGCCGGCATCGTCGCGGCCTTCCCCTCGGCCATCGTTTCGACCCTCGAACTCGGCCGTCAGGGCGCGATCTCGACCGGCATCATCCTCGGCGTCATCGCCATGTCGTTCTTCGTGATCGCCTTCATCGTGTTCATGGAGCGCGCGCAGCGCCGCCTGCTGATCACCTATCCCAAACGCCAGCACGGCAATCGGGTCTATGAAGGCCAGACGTCCTTCCTGCCGCTGAAGCTGAACACGTCGGGCGTGATCCCGCCGATCTTCGCCTCCTCGCTGCTGCTGCTGCCGACGACCGTCGCGAATTTCTATCAGTCGACCGGCTCGGAGAGCATCTTCGCGACCATTTCGGCCTATTTCGGCCATGGACGCCCGCTCTATATGCTGGCCTATGTCGGCCTCATCGTCTTCTTCGCCTTCTTCTACACGGCCATCGTCTTCAATCCGACGGAGACGGCGGACAATCTCAAGAAGCATGGCGGTTTCATTCCCGGCATCCGCCCCGGCGAGCGCACGGCGAAGTTCATCGACGACGTGCTCATGCGCATCACGGTGCTCGGCGCGGCCTATCTCGCCATCATCTGCCTGCTGCCGGAAGGGCTCATCGCCTACGCGAATCTGCCCTTCTATTTCGGCGGCACCTCTCTGCTCATCGTAGTGAGCGTGACCATGGACACGGTCTCCCAGATCCACGGCCATATGCAGGCGCAGCAATATGAGGGGCTGATCCGCAAGACCAAGCTCAAGGGACGCCGTAAATGA
- the rpsN gene encoding 30S ribosomal protein S14: MAKKSAIENNKKKAKLVKAYAGRRERLKAKAKDQSLSIEEQFEARLKLAELPRNSAKIRIRNRCEISGRPRAFYRKLKMSRIALRELGSRGLIPGLVKSSW, encoded by the coding sequence ATGGCGAAGAAAAGCGCGATCGAGAACAACAAGAAGAAGGCGAAGCTCGTCAAGGCTTACGCCGGCCGCCGCGAGCGGCTGAAGGCGAAGGCCAAGGACCAGTCGCTCTCCATTGAGGAGCAGTTCGAGGCCAGGCTGAAGCTCGCGGAGCTTCCGCGCAACTCGGCGAAGATTCGCATCCGCAACCGCTGCGAAATTTCCGGCCGCCCGCGCGCCTTTTATCGCAAGTTGAAGATGTCGCGCATTGCGTTGCGCGAACTCGGATCCCGCGGCCTGATCCCGGGCCTCGTGAAGTCGAGCTGGTAA
- a CDS encoding DNA-directed RNA polymerase subunit alpha — MSIQKNWQELIKPNKLEVTAGDDPRRVATAVASPLERGFGQTLGNSLRRILLSSLQGAAITSIHIDGVLHEFSSIPGVREDVTDIVLNIKDIAIKYQGEGVKRLTLKKTGPGAVTAGDIQATGDVQILNPDLAICTLDEGAEIRIEFTVNTGKGYVAADRNRAEDAPIGLIPVDSLYSPVKKVSYRVENTREGQELDKDKLTLTIETNGAITPEDALAFAARILQDQLNVFVNFEEPRREEAAPSIPQLAFNPALLKKVDELELSVRSANCLKNDNIVYIGDLIQKSEAEMLRTPNFGRKSLNEIKEVLAQMGLHLGMEVPGWPPENIDDLAKRFEEHY, encoded by the coding sequence GTGAGCATCCAGAAGAACTGGCAGGAACTCATCAAGCCGAACAAGCTCGAAGTGACCGCGGGCGACGATCCGCGCCGCGTCGCGACGGCCGTCGCCTCTCCGCTGGAGCGCGGCTTCGGCCAGACGCTCGGCAACTCCCTGCGCCGCATTCTTCTCTCGTCGCTGCAGGGCGCGGCGATCACCTCGATCCATATTGACGGCGTTCTCCACGAATTCTCGTCGATCCCCGGCGTGCGCGAGGACGTGACCGACATCGTCCTCAACATCAAGGACATCGCCATCAAATATCAGGGCGAGGGCGTCAAGCGCCTGACCCTCAAGAAGACCGGCCCGGGCGCGGTCACGGCTGGCGACATCCAGGCCACGGGCGACGTCCAGATCCTCAATCCCGACCTCGCCATCTGCACGCTGGACGAGGGCGCGGAGATCCGCATCGAATTCACCGTCAACACCGGCAAGGGCTATGTCGCGGCTGACCGCAACCGCGCCGAGGATGCGCCGATCGGCCTCATCCCGGTCGACAGCCTGTATTCTCCGGTCAAGAAGGTCAGCTATCGCGTCGAGAACACCCGCGAGGGTCAGGAGCTCGACAAGGACAAGCTGACCCTGACCATCGAGACCAACGGCGCGATCACGCCGGAAGACGCGCTCGCCTTCGCCGCGCGCATCCTGCAGGATCAGCTCAACGTCTTCGTCAATTTCGAGGAGCCGCGCCGCGAAGAGGCCGCCCCGTCGATCCCGCAGCTCGCCTTCAATCCGGCGCTGCTCAAGAAGGTCGACGAGCTGGAGCTGTCGGTGCGTTCGGCGAACTGCCTGAAGAACGACAATATCGTCTATATCGGCGACCTCATCCAGAAATCGGAGGCGGAAATGCTCCGCACCCCGAATTTCGGCCGCAAGTCCTTGAACGAGATCAAGGAAGTCCTGGCGCAGATGGGTCTGCATCTGGGCATGGAAGTCCCCGGCTGGCCGCCGGAGAATATCGACGATCTCGCCAAGCGGTTCGAGGAGCATTATTGA
- the rplP gene encoding 50S ribosomal protein L16: MLSPKRTKFRKAFKGRIHGASKGGFSLNFGQFGLKALEPERITARQIEAARRAMTRHMKRAGRVWIRIFPDVPVSKKPTEVRMGKGKGAPELWAVRVAPGRIMFEVDGVPAPLAREALTLAAAKLPIKTRFIERIAE, from the coding sequence ATGCTGTCACCCAAGCGCACCAAGTTCCGCAAGGCCTTCAAGGGCCGCATTCACGGCGCCTCGAAAGGCGGCTTCTCGCTGAACTTCGGTCAGTTCGGCCTGAAGGCGCTCGAGCCCGAGCGCATCACCGCGCGCCAGATCGAGGCGGCCCGCCGCGCCATGACGCGCCATATGAAGCGCGCCGGCCGCGTCTGGATCCGCATCTTCCCGGACGTGCCGGTCTCCAAGAAGCCGACCGAAGTCCGCATGGGTAAGGGTAAGGGCGCTCCGGAATTGTGGGCGGTGCGCGTCGCGCCCGGCCGCATCATGTTCGAGGTCGACGGCGTGCCGGCGCCGCTGGCCCGCGAGGCGCTGACCCTCGCCGCGGCCAAGCTGCCGATCAAGACCCGTTTCATCGAACGCATCGCCGAGTAA
- the rplO gene encoding 50S ribosomal protein L15 codes for MKLNDISDNPGSSKNRMRVGRGIGSGKGKTGGRGVKGQKARTGVAVKGFEGGQMPLHRRLPKRGFHNPFATDYNEVNVGRIQAAVDAGKLDASAPVTIESLIAAGVVSKPRDGVKILGVGEIKAKLAFEVAAASKGAIAAIEGAGGSVKLLTGDAVPA; via the coding sequence ATGAAACTCAACGACATCTCCGACAATCCGGGCTCCAGCAAGAACCGGATGCGCGTTGGCCGCGGCATTGGCTCCGGCAAGGGCAAGACGGGCGGACGCGGCGTGAAGGGCCAGAAGGCCCGCACCGGCGTCGCCGTCAAGGGCTTCGAGGGCGGCCAGATGCCGCTGCATCGCCGCCTTCCGAAGCGCGGGTTCCACAACCCGTTCGCGACGGACTACAATGAGGTCAATGTCGGCCGCATCCAGGCGGCCGTCGACGCCGGCAAGCTGGACGCTTCGGCGCCGGTCACGATCGAGTCGCTCATCGCCGCGGGCGTGGTCTCCAAGCCGCGCGACGGCGTGAAGATCCTCGGCGTGGGCGAGATCAAGGCGAAGCTCGCTTTCGAGGTGGCCGCGGCCTCCAAGGGCGCGATCGCCGCGATCGAAGGCGCCGGCGGCTCGGTGAAGCTCCTTACGGGCGACGCCGTCCCGGCCTGA
- the rpsM gene encoding 30S ribosomal protein S13 codes for MARIAGVNIPTNKRVVIALQYIHGIGPKKAEEICEKVSIPAERRVAQLTDAEVLQIRETIDRDYLVEGDLRREVAINIKRLMDLGCYRGLRHRRQLPVRGQRTHTNARTRKGKAKPIAGKKK; via the coding sequence GTGGCTCGTATTGCAGGCGTCAACATCCCGACCAATAAGCGCGTCGTCATCGCGCTTCAGTATATTCACGGCATCGGCCCGAAGAAGGCCGAGGAGATCTGCGAGAAGGTGAGCATCCCGGCCGAGCGCCGCGTCGCCCAGCTCACCGACGCCGAAGTCCTGCAGATCCGCGAGACCATCGACCGCGACTATCTCGTGGAAGGCGATCTGCGCCGCGAAGTCGCGATCAACATCAAGCGCCTGATGGACCTTGGCTGCTATCGCGGCCTGCGCCATCGCCGCCAGCTGCCGGTCCGCGGCCAGCGCACCCACACCAACGCCCGCACCCGCAAGGGCAAGGCGAAGCCGATCGCCGGCAAGAAGAAATAA
- the rplE gene encoding 50S ribosomal protein L5 has translation MAEEKKAKAKAPKAKEAPATAAVAQASIAGYTPRMKKHYDEVVRQQLIEQFGYKNPLEVPTIEKIVLNMGVGEAVNDTKKVTSAAGDLSLIAGQKPVVTRARKAISTFKVRENMPIGAKVTLRKTRMYEFLDRLITVALPRVRDFRGLNPKSFDGRGNYALGIKEHIVFPEIDYDKAESILGMDVIVCTTAKTDDEARALLKAFNFPFRQ, from the coding sequence ATGGCTGAGGAAAAGAAAGCCAAGGCCAAGGCCCCCAAGGCGAAAGAAGCCCCGGCGACCGCCGCGGTCGCTCAGGCCAGCATTGCGGGCTATACGCCGCGCATGAAGAAGCACTATGACGAGGTCGTGCGTCAGCAGCTCATTGAGCAGTTCGGCTACAAGAACCCGCTCGAAGTGCCGACGATCGAGAAGATCGTGCTGAACATGGGCGTCGGCGAAGCCGTCAACGACACCAAGAAGGTGACGTCGGCCGCGGGCGATCTCAGCCTCATCGCCGGCCAGAAGCCGGTCGTGACGCGCGCCCGCAAGGCCATTTCGACCTTCAAGGTCCGCGAGAACATGCCGATCGGCGCGAAGGTCACCCTTCGCAAGACCCGCATGTATGAGTTTCTCGACCGTCTGATCACCGTGGCGCTGCCGCGCGTGCGCGACTTCCGCGGCCTCAACCCGAAGTCCTTCGACGGCCGCGGCAATTATGCGCTCGGCATCAAGGAGCACATCGTGTTCCCGGAGATCGACTACGACAAGGCGGAGTCGATTCTCGGCATGGACGTGATCGTCTGCACGACGGCCAAGACCGACGACGAGGCGCGCGCTCTGCTCAAGGCGTTCAATTTCCCGTTCCGGCAGTGA